DNA sequence from the Amycolatopsis sp. Hca4 genome:
CCCGCCGCGCGGCCATCGCCCCGTAAGCGAGCAGGAAGAGCCCACCCCCGACGGCAACAACCCCGATGGCGGTCGGCCACCGCTCCAGAACAGCGCCGACCCCGCTGACCCCCAGCCCGATCAGCACCAGATCGGAGACAGCACAGATGACAACCAGCGGAGCCACGGCGCCACCACGCAGGCCTTGCTGAAGGAGAAAGGCGTTCTGGGAGCCGATCGCCACGATGAGCGAGAGACCGGTCCCGAACCCGGCCAGGAGGAGAGGGAGCACCCCGCCACCGTATGAGCGAGCAGAACGTTATTCCAGCTAAAGATTCTTACGCAACATTAGCCATCATGATGGCGAAGGGCCCGTACCCGCTGTGCCTGCGCGATCACGTATGCAGTAAGCAGGTAAGGTGAACCGGCTCACCTATCGCGACGCAGTCAAGATCCTCGGCTCCGGCAACAACACGCTGGTCAGCGCCTTGGATAAGATCTTTGGTGGACTGTTGCTGGCCGCGACTCCCGTCGCCCCCGGTCTCCTCTCGATCTTCGATGCCAAGAGCGAGCTGACGAAGGTCGCGAACGACCTCGTGACCAGAGGGGTCGACAAGCGGCAGAAGCTGAGCCAGTTCGACCGGATCCAGCGCCTGCACGCAGCTCGCGGTGTTCTGATCGTGACCTCCTACTTCGAGGCACTGGCGAAAGCCGACCTGCCGTTCTTGTTCAACGGTGCCGCGATTTCCCGCAAGGACGCGACCCGTCTCGCCTTCGACAATGTCGCAGCGGAGAACTTGGCCGACGTGACCAGCGCCGTGTTGAACACGAACTTGCCGGTACTGGGCATCCACGCCGCCAGCGCGGACGCGCGGGCCCAGTTGACCGAGTACTACGGCAAGCTCAGTCGCGCCTTTCTCAATTTCGTTCGCGAGCAGCCCCTATGGGAAACCCTCGAAGCGATCGCGCAGGACAAGGTGCTTTGGTCGTTGGAATGGCTCGCGGACTCCGCCGTCGAGCAGTTCGAATCCTCGATGCACCGTCTCGCCACCGACTGCCCCGAGTTTGCGATCTGGCTGAACCTCTCGAATCAACGTGCCACCCGTGACCGCGTGGAGAACGTCTACGCCGCCGTCCGGCAGCTGCTCGATCGAGCCGAGCCGATCGAGCAGGTCCCGCCCGCTGTGCAGGGCCTGGTCCGAGCCAACCGCGCAGTCTTGAAGCGCAAAATTCTCAAACCCGAAGAGCTGCCCGACGGCCTCGACGCACCGACCGTCGAGCGCGTCTACATCGACCCGTTGTTCCGGATGGCCGAAGTCAGCACCCAAACCCCGGTGCACGACGAGGATTACTGGAGCGGCATCGGCGTTCGCCAAAATTTCGGCGAGTTCCTGCTCGGCTATCTGTCGACCCCGTGGGCGCTGGTCAACCCGCTGGTCGTGCTCGGCCATCCGGGCGCCGGGAAGTCGTTGCTCACCGAGGTACAGGCAGCACAGCTGCCCGCACCGGACTTCGTGCCGGTCCGGGTGCCCCTGCGCGACGTCCCCGCCGACGTGGACGTCCACGAGCAGATCGAACACGCGATCCGGCTCACCACGCACGAAACGGTGTCCTGGCCGGACTTCGCCAGAGCTGCCGGCGATTCGGTCCTGGTCGTTCTCGTCGACGGGTTCGACGAACTGATCCAGGCGACGGGTGTCAGCAAGTCCGACTACCTGTTGCGGGTGAAACGCTTCCAGGAGGTGGAGCAAACCCAGGGCCGGCACGTCGCCGTGATCGTGACCAGCCGGGTCACCGTGGCCGACCGCATGCGGATCCCGGGAAGCACCATCGCCGTCCGGCTGGAACCGTTCGAGATCGACCAGATCGAGGAATGGGTCGGCGTCTGGAACCGCGTCAACGACGGCTACCTGTCCGCACAGGACCGCGACCACTTGGACCTCGAAATCATCGAGGCTTACCTCGAGCTGGCCTCGCAGCCTCTCCTGTTGCTGATGCTTGCCGTGTACGACGCGGAAAGCGGCGCCCTCAGCACGAGACGCGAGAAACTGAGCGAGACCGAGCTCTACGAACGCCTGCTGATCAGGTTCGCCCGCCGGGAGGTGGCGAAGGCGGACAGCTCGCTGACCGGGGACGACCCCGCGGTCGAACGGGAACTGCTGATTCTCTCCGTCGTGGCCTTCGGCATGTTCAACCGGGGCGCTC
Encoded proteins:
- a CDS encoding NACHT domain-containing NTPase; the encoded protein is MNRLTYRDAVKILGSGNNTLVSALDKIFGGLLLAATPVAPGLLSIFDAKSELTKVANDLVTRGVDKRQKLSQFDRIQRLHAARGVLIVTSYFEALAKADLPFLFNGAAISRKDATRLAFDNVAAENLADVTSAVLNTNLPVLGIHAASADARAQLTEYYGKLSRAFLNFVREQPLWETLEAIAQDKVLWSLEWLADSAVEQFESSMHRLATDCPEFAIWLNLSNQRATRDRVENVYAAVRQLLDRAEPIEQVPPAVQGLVRANRAVLKRKILKPEELPDGLDAPTVERVYIDPLFRMAEVSTQTPVHDEDYWSGIGVRQNFGEFLLGYLSTPWALVNPLVVLGHPGAGKSLLTEVQAAQLPAPDFVPVRVPLRDVPADVDVHEQIEHAIRLTTHETVSWPDFARAAGDSVLVVLVDGFDELIQATGVSKSDYLLRVKRFQEVEQTQGRHVAVIVTSRVTVADRMRIPGSTIAVRLEPFEIDQIEEWVGVWNRVNDGYLSAQDRDHLDLEIIEAYLELASQPLLLLMLAVYDAESGALSTRREKLSETELYERLLIRFARREVAKADSSLTGDDPAVERELLILSVVAFGMFNRGAQWITDGQLADDLAALAITTGVQPGVTSGHQRLAGSAKDALGRFFFVHRARTSIDGTDLGSYEFLHATFGEYLVVRQTWRHLQDMVERARFESTRRFPAAYRVDDAVLRALLSHSLLSARTTTMDFLSDFVAMAPADERAEMRTALLAAFHALHLPPLDSSYDDYRPAPGTPTARLATYGGNLLLLLMTVGSTVTSAELFPDSPDNVEAWRQHMTLLRSQLKPGEWSSLTQLFVASRLGRHPDRSVELSRRGSEVLDEDYSELSWAYGAESSFSELNLDLPTDLVGTAELIQDFDTLLAVNVLGGRDSRLTELLSTYVVDSGRGLTSIVADLLAACCFHANRIPAEERMVVYDRLIRFTEAGDLLFLEETWNWLDSLILQLLVNDTTVPARYIQANLGALSSAVAPPRGLPNLELFLRLLSRSPDYGELLDVFERLLTEDTATHEQIAEIWCALADKGVPVSEYPEALHDRAISLRWPERDEHLAHRPDLLHRLSALEDAELL